The proteins below come from a single Mya arenaria isolate MELC-2E11 chromosome 8, ASM2691426v1 genomic window:
- the LOC128244978 gene encoding protein unc-93 homolog A-like, protein MDCSKDYECKQAEPSEFIDGIEFDEIEKFSQTDVIEAISERTVVFEGVPHEQFETDIKKLTRRNAYKNLIILSFSFTLVYTAFNSFGNVQSSINRAEGMGTIGLSIVYCSQMVTSLFFASFTTSRFRYKVIIVVSMVSFLAFLLTGFYSTWGTIVPGSIIVGIGSAHIWPAQQAYITDLAKLYAICSGNSSDSIIALFTGIFYAFFYSSQIWGNLFSSLVFQREISLKNTSETVMCGARFCPLMNNTVIVTRPPQSEINVYTAICVGCTVMGILVMSLFLQDVRFTKKGKKEIVTHIKKVGALFVNSADQRLLIVPSLIGGLSSAIIASDFTLAFVSCPFGVGSVGLMMIAFGVSVAGFSAGFGRLTKYTGHYGLFVVGFVAQMCFAAVTLTWVPSADTYYAVFLVAAIWGVCTAVNMPLVLVLYSVYFEAQDRDTALSGFRMLNGLGLTLAFGYSSRLCMRYKMNINMGVACLSLLCVTILSVKHRHTQKICLCCKGQSK, encoded by the exons ATGGATTGTAGTAAAGATTATGAATGCAAACAAGCCGAACCGAGTGAATTTATCGATGGTATCGAATTTGATGAAATAGAAAAATTCTCGCAGACAGATGTGATAGAAGCAATATCTGAACGAACTGTTGTTTTTGAAGGTGTTCCTCACGAACAATTTGAGACAGATATAAAGAAACTGACAAGGAGAAATGCTTATAAGAACCTTATCATACTGAGCTTTTCATTCACGCTTGTTTACACGGCGTTCAACTCATTTGGAAATGTTCAGAGTTCCATCAACAGGGCAGAAG GTATGGGTACGATAGGACTAAGTATTGTCTACTGCTCACAAATGGTCACAAGCCTCTTCTTTGCTTCGTTCACGACGTCGCGGTTCCGTTACAAGGTTATCATTGTTGTTTCCATGGTTTCGTTTCTTGCCTTCCTTCTCACCGGTTTCTACTCCACCTGGGGAACCATCGTACCGGGCTCTATTATAGTCGGGATAG GTTCGGCGCATATATGGCCAGCACAGCAGGCTTACATTACAGATCTTGCCAAACTATATGCCATCTGCTCAGGAAATAGTTCTGATAGTATTATAGCATTGTTTACCGGCATCTTCTACGCTTTCTTCTACTCGT CCCAGATATGGGGAAACCTGTTCTCTTCTCTGGTGTTTCAACGGGAGATCAGCTTGAAGAACACGTCAGAGACGGTGATGTGTGGGGCTCGGTTCTGTCCTCTCATGAACAACACGGTCATCGTAACCAGACCTCCGCAGTCAGAG aTTAACGTTTATACTGCAATCTGCGTTGGATGCACTGTGATGGGCATTCTGGTTATGAGTTTATTTTTGCAAGATGTTCGATTTACAAAGAAAGgcaaaaaagaaattgtcaCACATATCAAGAAGGTTGGAGCATTGTTTGTTAATTCCGCTGACCAAAGACTGCTCATAGTTCCGTCCTTGATTGGTGGTTTAAGTTCTGCAATTATTGCCAGTGATTTTACACTG GCGTTTGTGAGTTGCCCATTCGGCGTTGGGAGTGTTGGGCTTATGATGATCGCGTTCGGGGTTAGCGTGGCCGGATTCTCCGCGGGTTTCGGCCGCCTTACCAAGTACACCGGACACTACGGCTTGTTTGTTGTTG GTTTTGTGGCCCAGATGTGTTTCGCGGCTGTCACCCTTACCTGGGTGCCGTCGGCGGATACATACTACGCAGTGTTTCTGGTAGCGGCCATATGGGGAGTTTGTACGGCTGTCAACATGCCGCTAGTTTTGG TTCTGTATAGCGTGTATTTTGAAGCCCAGGATCGCGATACCGCCCTGTCGGGGTTTCGTATGCTGAACGGACTGGGATTGACCTTGGCATTCGGATACAGCAGTCGACTTTGTATGAGatacaaaatgaacattaaCATGGGAGTTGCCTGCCTTAGTCTGCTATGTGTTACTATTCTCAGTGTGAAGCATAGACATACccagaaaatatgtttgtgctGTAAAGGCcaatcaaaataa
- the LOC128244979 gene encoding protein quiver-like, with the protein MDLLKYTGLLSLISILTVDYTDGIQCYSCSHKNFAGCNDPFNKNSMQGYVVDCPFGMCGKKKMDSSASSNQYQEAERWCHQVQGVIGSSDDMCSEVREPAGKGEVCYCNTDLCNHATSRPVWGFAILLPVALLTSW; encoded by the exons ATGGATTTACTTAAATACACTGGACTTTTGAGCCTGATTTCCATTTTGACAG TGGACTATACGGATGGAATCCAATGTTACTCGTGCAGCCACAAAAACTTTGCGGGCTGCAACGACCCCTTTAATAAGAATTCCATGCAGGGCTATGTCGTTGACTGTCCCTTCGGGATGTGCGGCAAGAAGAAAATGGACAGCTCCGCCTCTAGTAATCAATATCAAG AGGCTGAGCGATGGTGCCACCAGGTCCAAGGCGTCATTGGCTCGAGCGATGACATGTGCTCCGAGGTCCGGGAGCCCGCGGGAAAGGGTGAGGTCTGCTATTGCAATACGGACCTCTGCAATCATGCTACATCACGTCCGGTCTGGGGTTTCGCAATACTACTTCCGGTCGCACTGCTGACTTCCTGGTAG